The following are encoded together in the Gilvimarinus sp. DA14 genome:
- the rplU gene encoding 50S ribosomal protein L21, translating into MYAIFESGGKQHRVVEGETLKLEKIEVATGEKIEFDKVYLVANGDDVKIGAPVVDGAKVTAEVVNHGRADKVKIIKFRRRKHSMKRQGHRQWYTEVKITGIKG; encoded by the coding sequence ATGTACGCAATTTTTGAAAGCGGTGGCAAGCAACATCGTGTAGTGGAAGGTGAAACCCTGAAGCTCGAAAAAATCGAAGTGGCCACCGGCGAGAAAATCGAATTCGATAAAGTGTACCTGGTAGCCAACGGCGACGACGTTAAAATCGGTGCGCCAGTAGTAGACGGTGCTAAAGTGACTGCCGAGGTGGTAAACCACGGTCGCGCGGATAAGGTGAAAATCATCAAGTTCCGTCGTCGTAAGCACTCTATGAAGCGTCAGGGCCACCGTCAGTGGTACACTGAAGTTAAAATCACCGGTATCAAAGGTTAA
- the rpmA gene encoding 50S ribosomal protein L27, with protein MAHKKAGGSTRNGRDSESKRLGVKRFGGEAVSAGSIIVRQRGTKFHAGVNVGIGKDHTLFAKADGTVKFETKGEHSRRFVSIETA; from the coding sequence ATGGCTCACAAAAAAGCAGGCGGTAGTACACGTAACGGCCGCGATTCGGAAAGTAAACGCCTTGGTGTTAAGCGCTTTGGCGGTGAAGCTGTTTCAGCTGGCTCTATCATTGTTCGTCAGCGTGGCACCAAGTTCCACGCCGGTGTAAACGTAGGTATTGGTAAAGACCACACCTTGTTTGCCAAGGCAGACGGCACTGTAAAATTTGAAACCAAAGGCGAGCACAGCCGTCGTTTCGTATCGATCGAAACCGCGTAA
- the cgtA gene encoding Obg family GTPase CgtA, which produces MKFVDEAPIFVEAGRGGNGCLSFRREKFIAKGGPDGGDGGDGGSVFLRADENLNTLVDYRYTRRFRAESGESGRGKDCRGKSGEDLTLPVPVGTTVIDVDTGETLGDMTEAGQILKVAQGGFHGLGNTRFKSSTNRAPRQTTPGSEGEVRQIKLEMKVLADVGLLGLPNAGKSTFIRSVSSAKPKVADYPFTTLVPNLGVVKVQDHRSFVVADIPGVIEGAAEGAGLGIRFLKHLTRCRVLLHVVDVAPPDGSNPADNVRTIARELETFSPHLAQRERWLVLNKVDLLPLEEREQICQKIVDELGWQGPAYHIAAASGLGTDTLASALMSHLEALWQTEREDDDARQAEYDFQDAMQAEVRERIETLREQHRAARKAQKQQDDDEDDDDVEIIYAP; this is translated from the coding sequence GTGAAATTTGTTGATGAGGCACCAATATTTGTAGAAGCCGGCCGCGGCGGTAATGGCTGCCTGAGTTTTCGGCGGGAGAAATTTATTGCCAAAGGTGGCCCCGATGGCGGCGACGGCGGCGATGGCGGCAGTGTGTTTCTGCGTGCCGACGAAAACCTCAACACCCTGGTGGACTATCGCTACACCCGCCGCTTTCGCGCCGAGAGTGGTGAGTCTGGCCGGGGTAAAGACTGTCGCGGTAAAAGCGGCGAAGACTTAACCCTGCCCGTGCCTGTAGGCACCACGGTAATCGATGTCGATACCGGAGAAACACTGGGCGATATGACCGAGGCGGGGCAAATATTAAAAGTCGCTCAGGGTGGCTTCCACGGCCTGGGCAATACCCGTTTTAAATCCAGTACCAATCGCGCCCCGCGCCAGACCACTCCCGGGAGTGAAGGTGAAGTGCGGCAGATTAAGTTGGAAATGAAAGTGCTGGCGGATGTGGGGCTGCTGGGCCTGCCGAACGCCGGTAAAAGTACGTTTATCCGCTCGGTGAGCTCGGCCAAGCCAAAGGTGGCCGATTACCCCTTTACCACTCTGGTGCCTAACCTGGGGGTGGTAAAAGTGCAGGATCACCGCAGCTTCGTGGTGGCGGATATTCCCGGTGTGATTGAGGGTGCGGCCGAAGGTGCCGGCCTTGGGATTCGCTTTTTGAAACATTTGACTCGCTGCCGGGTGTTATTGCATGTGGTAGATGTCGCACCGCCAGATGGCAGTAACCCGGCAGATAATGTTCGTACCATTGCCCGCGAGCTTGAAACTTTTAGCCCGCATTTGGCCCAGCGCGAGCGCTGGTTGGTGCTGAATAAAGTGGATTTGCTGCCCCTTGAGGAGCGCGAGCAGATCTGTCAGAAAATTGTTGATGAACTGGGCTGGCAGGGCCCGGCTTACCATATTGCCGCTGCCAGTGGCCTGGGTACGGATACATTGGCCTCGGCACTGATGAGTCATCTGGAAGCGCTGTGGCAAACCGAGCGTGAAGACGATGACGCGCGTCAGGCGGAATACGATTTCCAGGATGCTATGCAGGCCGAAGTGCGCGAGCGCATTGAAACCTTGCGCGAGCAGCACCGCGCTGCGCGCAAAGCGCAAAAGCAGCAGGATGACGATGAAGACGACGATGACGTGGAAATTATCTACGCGCCC